In Thermobaculum terrenum ATCC BAA-798, one genomic interval encodes:
- a CDS encoding histidine phosphatase family protein, which produces MAILYLIRHGHTEPSGPDAATWGLSARGRDQAGRLALAPFWESVGCVWSSPEEKALWTVQPAVERYGLKLHTDPRLAEVRRGSEWIEDYEGAVREYLSGNGPERWEPVEAARERVLECIQEIECSGQRVAVVSHGLLLTLYLAALDGTDPFELWRGIGFGRVAVVEDGRLITHFSDPLEVS; this is translated from the coding sequence ATGGCTATTCTTTACCTGATCCGCCACGGCCATACAGAGCCCTCTGGCCCTGATGCCGCTACCTGGGGTCTATCGGCGAGAGGGCGGGATCAGGCTGGGCGGCTCGCCCTTGCTCCGTTCTGGGAGTCGGTAGGCTGCGTCTGGTCCAGCCCGGAGGAGAAGGCGCTGTGGACGGTGCAGCCAGCGGTCGAGCGCTACGGACTCAAGCTCCACACAGACCCGCGGCTTGCAGAGGTCCGGCGTGGCTCTGAGTGGATCGAGGACTACGAAGGTGCCGTGCGGGAGTACCTTTCAGGAAATGGTCCGGAGCGGTGGGAGCCCGTGGAGGCTGCCAGAGAGAGGGTGCTTGAGTGTATCCAGGAGATCGAGTGCTCGGGGCAGCGCGTGGCCGTGGTCTCCCACGGGCTGCTCCTGACGCTGTATCTTGCGGCCCTGGACGGGACAGACCCTTTCGAGCTGTGGCGCGGGATAGGCTTCGGGAGAGTAGCTGTCGTCGAGGACGGCCGCCTCATCACCCACTTCTCCGACCCGCTCGAGGTGAGTTAA
- a CDS encoding tyrosine-protein phosphatase yields the protein MAIGEERVRVLGWEGCLNVRDLGGYASRYGGETRWGAVIRADNLARLTEAGRRDLLAHGVRTVIDLRMPEEVRLHPNPFAKEGEHGVRYHNISFLDPAVPKEDFTTLANDYKWMLDTFSASVAEVMRVIASAPEGAVLFHCMGGKDRTGLISALLLEVAGVDRETIAADYALTQECLRPEWEAWLESEPDKREERERELAKYMPTKEVMLEVLEYLDERYGGPIEYLRRAGVSEEELERIRARLVPIED from the coding sequence ATGGCGATAGGTGAGGAGAGAGTCCGAGTGCTTGGATGGGAGGGTTGCCTCAACGTCAGGGATCTGGGAGGTTACGCCAGCCGCTATGGCGGGGAGACCCGTTGGGGAGCCGTGATCAGGGCGGACAACCTCGCTCGCCTGACGGAGGCGGGCAGGAGGGACCTGCTAGCACACGGGGTGCGCACGGTGATAGATCTGCGCATGCCCGAGGAGGTCAGGCTACACCCCAACCCGTTCGCCAAGGAAGGCGAGCACGGGGTGAGGTACCACAACATATCCTTCCTGGATCCCGCGGTGCCCAAGGAGGACTTCACCACGTTAGCCAACGACTACAAGTGGATGCTGGACACCTTCAGCGCCTCGGTCGCCGAGGTGATGAGGGTGATCGCCTCTGCGCCCGAAGGGGCCGTGCTGTTCCACTGCATGGGCGGTAAGGACCGCACAGGCCTGATCTCCGCGCTCCTGCTGGAGGTGGCGGGCGTGGACCGAGAGACGATAGCCGCCGACTACGCACTCACGCAGGAGTGCCTCAGGCCGGAGTGGGAGGCGTGGCTGGAGAGCGAGCCCGACAAGCGGGAGGAGCGGGAGCGCGAGCTGGCCAAGTACATGCCCACCAAGGAGGTCATGCTCGAGGTCCTGGAGTATCTGGACGAGCGCTACGGCGGGCCGATAGAGTACCTGCGGCGTGCGGGCGTCTCCGAAGAGGAGCTCGAGCGCATCCGCGCCAGGCTCGTGCCGATCGAGGATTGA